A genomic region of Erythrobacter sp. SCSIO 43205 contains the following coding sequences:
- a CDS encoding bifunctional aconitate hydratase 2/2-methylisocitrate dehydratase, whose protein sequence is MSLYDDYLAEIANRHTQGLSPKPIDDGALLTEIIALIQDAGNANRDDALKFFIYNTLPGTTSAAGVKAAFLKEIILGKVSVAEITPEFAFELLSHMKGGPSVEVLLDLALGEDAGIAAQAAEVLKTQVFLYDADTARLAKAYESGSAVARDILESYAKAEFFTKLPDIEEEIKVVTYIAGEGDISTDLLSPGNQAHSRSDRELHGKCMISPEAQAEITALKEKHPDARVMLIAEKGTMGVGSSRMSGVNNVALWAGKQASPYVPFVNIAPVVAGTNGISPIFLTTVGVTGGIGLDLKNWVKKTDENGEVVKDGYGDPILEQAYSVETGKVLTINTREKKLYEGDKELADVSSAFTAQKVEFMKAGGSYAVVFGKKLQSFAQMTLGLPLKSAYAANREISHEGQGLTAVEKIFNRNAIGTEPGKVLHAGSDVRVGVNIVGSQDTTGLMTSQELEAMAATVIAPTVDGAYQSGCHTASVWDQKAQTNIPRLMSFMNKFGLITARDPEGNYPPMTDVIHKVLNDITIDDRAIIVGGDSHTRMSKGVAFGADSGTVALALATGEATMPIPESVKVTFKGKLKDHMDFRDVVHATQAQMLKQFGDNVFQGRVIEVHIGTLLADQAFTFTDWTAEMKAKASICISEDDTLIESLEIAKSRIQIMIDKGMDNDKGVLAGLIEKADKRIAEIKSGEVPALRPDANAKYVAEVVVDLDVINEPMIADPDVNNNDISKRYTHDTIRPISYYGGEKKVDLGFIGSCMVHKGDMKILSEMLQNLEKQHGKVEFKAPLVVAPPTYNIVDELKAEGDWDLLTKYAGFEFDDTNPKNAARTEYENMLYLERPGCNLCMGNQEKAAKGDTVMATSTRLFQGRVVEDAADKKGESLLSSTPVVVLSTILGRTPTIDEYTAAVEGINLTSYAPPTEGF, encoded by the coding sequence ATGAGCCTATACGACGACTACCTCGCCGAAATCGCAAACCGCCACACGCAAGGCCTCTCGCCAAAGCCGATCGACGATGGCGCGCTTCTCACAGAGATCATCGCGCTTATTCAGGATGCGGGCAATGCCAACCGCGATGATGCTCTGAAATTCTTCATCTACAACACGCTTCCCGGTACGACGAGTGCAGCGGGGGTTAAAGCTGCGTTCCTGAAGGAAATCATCCTTGGCAAGGTAAGCGTTGCCGAGATCACGCCAGAGTTTGCGTTCGAACTTCTTTCGCACATGAAAGGCGGACCATCGGTTGAGGTGCTGCTCGATCTTGCGCTGGGCGAAGACGCAGGCATCGCGGCGCAGGCTGCTGAAGTGCTCAAGACCCAAGTTTTTCTTTACGACGCCGACACAGCGCGCCTTGCTAAAGCTTACGAAAGCGGCAGCGCAGTCGCTCGCGACATCTTGGAAAGCTACGCTAAGGCGGAGTTCTTCACCAAGCTTCCCGACATTGAAGAAGAGATCAAAGTCGTCACCTACATCGCTGGCGAAGGCGATATTTCGACCGACCTCTTGTCGCCCGGCAACCAGGCGCACTCGCGTTCGGACCGTGAGCTTCACGGCAAGTGCATGATTTCACCGGAAGCGCAGGCCGAGATTACTGCGCTTAAGGAAAAGCATCCTGATGCGCGCGTCATGCTGATCGCGGAAAAAGGCACAATGGGCGTCGGATCTTCGCGGATGTCCGGCGTCAACAACGTCGCGCTGTGGGCTGGTAAGCAGGCGAGCCCTTATGTGCCCTTCGTCAACATCGCTCCGGTGGTTGCAGGCACCAATGGCATTTCGCCGATCTTCCTCACCACCGTTGGCGTGACCGGCGGCATCGGCCTTGACCTTAAAAACTGGGTCAAGAAGACCGACGAGAATGGCGAAGTCGTCAAGGATGGCTATGGCGATCCCATTCTTGAACAGGCTTACTCGGTTGAAACCGGCAAAGTGCTGACGATCAACACGCGTGAGAAGAAGCTTTACGAAGGCGACAAGGAGCTCGCCGACGTGTCGAGCGCTTTCACCGCGCAAAAGGTAGAGTTTATGAAGGCGGGCGGTTCTTACGCCGTGGTCTTTGGTAAGAAACTTCAATCATTTGCGCAGATGACGCTCGGCCTGCCGCTCAAATCTGCCTACGCTGCTAATCGCGAAATCAGCCATGAGGGCCAAGGGCTCACCGCGGTTGAGAAAATCTTCAATCGCAATGCCATCGGCACAGAGCCGGGCAAGGTTCTCCACGCCGGTTCCGACGTTCGCGTTGGCGTGAATATTGTCGGTTCGCAGGACACCACGGGTCTTATGACCAGCCAAGAACTTGAAGCCATGGCGGCGACCGTCATCGCTCCCACTGTGGACGGCGCATATCAGTCCGGCTGTCACACAGCATCGGTTTGGGATCAAAAGGCGCAGACGAATATTCCGCGTCTGATGAGCTTTATGAACAAGTTCGGCCTGATCACTGCGCGCGATCCGGAGGGCAATTATCCGCCGATGACCGACGTGATCCACAAGGTTCTTAACGACATCACAATCGACGACCGCGCGATCATCGTCGGCGGCGACAGCCACACGCGTATGTCGAAAGGCGTCGCCTTTGGTGCGGACTCTGGCACGGTGGCTTTGGCGCTCGCAACAGGTGAGGCGACCATGCCAATCCCTGAAAGCGTGAAGGTGACCTTCAAAGGCAAGCTGAAAGACCACATGGATTTCCGCGATGTGGTTCACGCAACGCAGGCACAAATGCTCAAGCAATTCGGTGACAACGTCTTCCAAGGCCGCGTGATCGAAGTGCACATCGGTACGCTGCTGGCGGATCAGGCCTTCACCTTCACCGACTGGACCGCAGAGATGAAGGCCAAGGCCTCAATCTGTATTTCGGAAGATGATACGCTGATTGAATCGCTTGAGATCGCCAAGTCGCGCATTCAAATCATGATCGACAAAGGCATGGACAATGACAAAGGCGTTCTTGCCGGCCTGATCGAAAAGGCTGACAAGCGGATCGCTGAGATCAAGTCCGGCGAAGTGCCAGCGCTGCGCCCTGACGCAAACGCGAAATATGTCGCGGAAGTGGTGGTCGATCTTGACGTTATCAATGAGCCAATGATCGCCGATCCTGATGTAAACAATAACGATATTTCAAAGCGTTATACCCATGATACGATCCGTCCAATCTCTTATTACGGTGGTGAGAAGAAGGTCGATCTGGGCTTCATCGGGTCATGTATGGTGCACAAGGGGGACATGAAAATCCTCTCTGAAATGCTCCAGAACCTTGAAAAACAACACGGCAAGGTTGAGTTCAAGGCGCCGCTCGTGGTGGCACCGCCTACCTACAACATCGTCGACGAGCTTAAAGCAGAGGGCGATTGGGATCTGCTCACCAAATACGCCGGTTTCGAGTTTGACGATACGAACCCGAAGAATGCGGCGCGCACTGAGTATGAAAATATGCTCTATCTTGAGCGTCCGGGCTGTAACCTGTG